From Syngnathus scovelli strain Florida chromosome 14, RoL_Ssco_1.2, whole genome shotgun sequence, one genomic window encodes:
- the LOC125980427 gene encoding thrombospondin-1 → MMLHGIFLLSLLWSCEAAILAETRDDNSVYDLFDLVRVDKRHNGVTLVKGADPNSPAYKILNAELIPPVPDNSFGDLIDSIQLERGFILLVNLKQSKRNRGSLLTIEKKDGSGPVLEIISNGKANTLDVFYSTGNHQQLVSIEEAHLATGHWKNITLFFQDDRVKLLVGCDEINVSEMDEPIQKVLSAELADIARLRIAKGATRDKFMGVLQNVRFVFGTSLETILRNKGCENGAALTDVLTLDNPMNGSSPAIRTDYTGHKTKDHQSHCGYSCEEIAGLFKELRGLGVVVKHVTNELRKVSKDSAKIQDQIKNHSSVCIHNGIVHNDRDEWTVDDCTECTCQNSATVCRKISCPLIPCTNGTIPEGECCPRCGNPSDSAEDDWSPWSQWTRCSVTCGRGIQQRGRSCDRINSNCEGTSVQTRDCFPQECDKRFKQDGGWSHWSPWSSCSVTCGEGVITRIRLCNSPTPQMGGMDCQGEGRQTEICHKSPCPINGGWGPWSPWDTCTVTCNGGIQNRKRLCSDPVPKYGGKDCVGDATMSQVCNKQDCPIDGCLSNPCFSGAKCMSFPDGSFKCGRCPIGYKGDGITCKDIDECKEVPDACYTYNGVHRCENTDPGYNCQPCPARYSGSQPFGRGVEQATAKKQVCKPRNPCQDGSHNCNKNANCIYLGVFSDSMFRCECKPGYAGNGYICGEDSDLDGWPNSDLLCVANATYHCKKDNCPTLPNSGQEDYDKDGRGDECDHDDDNDGIPDDRDNCPRVYNPAQYDADRDDVGDTCDNCIFESNTDQTDTDNNGEGDACAVDIDGDGVLNENDNCPYVYNVDQRDTDRDGVGDHCDNCPLEHNPDQTDSDSDLVGDKCDNNQDIDEDGHQNNLDNCPYIANANQADHDKDGKGDACDHDDDNDGIPDDKDNCRLAFNPDQKDSDGDGRGDVCKDDFDQDNVLDIYDVCPENFAISETDFRRFQMVPLDPKGTSQIDPNWVVRHQGKELVQTVNCDPGIAVGFDEFSAVDFSGTFFVNTDRDDDYAGFVFGYQSSSRFYTVMWKQITQTYWSHTPTRAQGYSGLSIKVVNSTTGPGEHLRNALWHTGDTPGQVRTLWHDPKNIGWKDFTAYRWHLVHRPKSGLIRVVMYEGKRIMADSGNIFDKTYAGGRLGLYVFSQEMVYFSDLKYECRDS, encoded by the exons ATGATGCTGCACGGCATCTTTCTGTTGTCGCTGCTTTGGAGTTGTGAGGCTGCAATATTAGCAG AAACCCGTGATGACAACAGTGTTTATGACTTATTCGATCTGGTGCGGGTAGACAAGAGGCACAACGGCGTGACTTTGGTCAAAGGAGCTGACCCGAACAGCCCGGCATATAAAATCCTGAATGCAGAATTGATCCCGCCGGTCCCTGACAACTCCTTTGGGGACCTTATCGACTCCATCCAATTGGAGAGGGGTTTCATCCTCTTAGTCAACCTGAAACAGTCCAAGAGGAACAGAGGAAGCCTCTTGACCATTGAGAAGAAAGACGGCTCAGGTCCCGTGTTGGAGATCATCTCCAACGGCAAGGCCAATACTTTGGATGTCTTCTACTCCACCGGCAACCACCAGCAGCTGGTGTCCATCGAGGAGGCTCACTTAGCTACGGGACACTGGAAGAACATCACACtcttcttccaggatgaccgtgTGAAGCTCTTGGTAGGCTGCGATGAAATCAACGTGTCCGAGATGGACGAGCCCATCCAAAAAGTGTTGTCCGCGGAGCTGGCGGACATCGCCAGGCTCAGGATTGCAAAGGGAGCAACTCGGGATAAATTTATG GGAGTGCTTCAGAATGTGAGATTCGTCTTTGGGACATCCCTAGAGACCATTCTTAGAAATAAGGGATGCGAAAATGGAG CTGCCTTAACCGACGTCCTGACTCTGGACAACCCAATGAACGGCTCCAGCCCCGCCATCAGGACCGACTACACTGGCCACAAAACCAAAG ATCATCAATCCCACTGCGGCTACTCCTGCGAGGAAATCGCAGGCCTGTTCAAGGAACTCCGAGGTCTCGGTGTGGTGGTGAAGCACGTGACCAACGAGCTGCGTAAAGTG TCTAAGGACAGCGCCAAGATTCAAGATCAAATCAAGAATCACAGTAGTGTTTGCATCCACAACGGGATTGTGCACAACGATCGAGACGAGTGGACTGTGGACGACTGCACCGAGTGTACCTGCCAG AACTCCGCCACTGTGTGCCGAAAAATCTCCTGTCCTCTGATTCCCTGCACCAATGGCACCATTCCAGAAGGAGAGTGCTGCCCCAGATGTGGAAATC CAAGTGACTCCGCTGAGGACGACTGGTCCCCTTGGTCTCAGTGGACCCGCTGTTCCGTGACTTGTGGTAGAGGAATCCAGCAGCGTGGGCGCTCTTGCGATCGCATTAACAGTAACTGCGAGGGCACCTCAGTCCAAACCCGAGACTGCTTCCCTCAGGAATGTGACAAACGAT TCAAACAAGATGGAGGGTGGAGCCACTGGTCTCCTTGGTCTTCATGCTCTGTGACCTGTGGAGAAGGGGTCATCACACGTATACGTCTCTGCAACTCTCCAACACCCCAGATGGGCGGCATGGACTGCCAGGGAGAAGGACGCCAAACTGAAATCTGCCACAAGTCACCCTGTCCTA TCAATGGCGGTTGGGGACCTTGGTCACCATGGGACACGTGCACCGTGACATGCAACGGAGGAATCCAGAACCGTAAACGTCTCTGCTCCGACCCCGTTCCTAAATACGGTGGCAAGGACTGCGTTGGTGACGCCACCATGTCTCAAGTGTGCAACAAACAGGACTGTCCCATTG ATGGTTGCCTCTCCAACCCATGCTTCTCTGGCGCCAAGTGTATGAGCTTCCCCGATGGGTCATTCAAATGCGGCAGGTGTCCGATCGGCTACAAAGGCGACGGCATCACCTGCAAAGACATCGATGAGTGCAAGGAGGTCCCCGACGCTTGCTATACATACAACGGAGTCCATCGTTGTGAGAACACAGATCCAGGTTACAACTGCCAGCCGTGCCCAGCTCGTTACTCCGGTTCTCAACCCTTCGGAAGAGGAGTGGAGCAAGCGACGGCGAAAAAACAG GTTTGCAAACCACGTAACCCATGCCAGGACGGTAGCCACAACTGCAACAAGAACGCCAACTGTATTTATTTGGGCGTCTTCTCCGACTCCATGTTCCGCTGTGAGTGCAAACCAGGCTATGCTGGCAATGGTTATATTTGTGGAGAGGATTCTGACCTGGATGGGTGGCCCAACTCGGACTTGTTATGTGTGGCCAATGCCACCTACCACTGCAAGAAG GACAACTGCCCCACCCTTCCCAATTCTGGTCAGGAAGATTACGACAAGGATGGCCGTGGTGATGAATGTGACCACGATGATGACAATGATGGTATCCCTGATGATAGG GACAACTGCCCGAGAGTGTACAACCCTGCTCAGTATGACGCCGACAGGGATGACGTAGGTGACACATGTGACAACTGTATTTTCGAGTCAAACACTGACCAGACCGACACGGACAATAACGGAGAGGGGGATGCCTGCGCGGTAGACATTGACGGTGATG GCGTTCTGAACGAGAACGACAACTGCCCATATGTTTATAATGTGGATCAGAGGGATACGGATCGGGACGGTGTGGGAGACCACTGCGATAACTGCCCCCTCGAGCATAACCCCGATCAG ACTGACTCAGATTCGGATCTCGTGGGagacaagtgtgacaacaaccagGACATTGATGAGGATGGCCATCAGAACAATTTGGACAACTGCCCGTACATAGCAAACGCCAACCAGGCTGACCACGACAAGGACGGCAAGGGTGATGCCTGTGACCACGATGACGATAACGACGGCATTCCCGATGACAAAGACAATTGCAGGCTGGCCTTCAACCCCGACCAGAAGGACTCTGATG GTGATGGCCGAGGCGATGTGTGCAAAGACGATTTCGACCAAGACAACGTCCTGGATATTTATGACGTTTGCCCAGAGAACTTTGCCATCAGTGAAACCGACTTCCGCCGTTTCCAGATGGTTCCTCTTGATCCTAAAGGCACTTCTCAGATTGATCCCAACTGGGTGGTCAGACATCAGGGCAAGGAGTTGGTGCAGACTGTCAACTGTGACCCAGGCATCGCCGTTG GTTTCGATGAGTTCAGCGCCGTCGACTTCAGCGGGACCTTCTTCGTCAACACAGACCGAGACGACGATTACGCCGGTTTTGTGTTTGGCTACCAGTCAAGTTCTCGATTCTACACAGTCATGTGGAAGCAGATCACACAGACCTATTGGTCTCACACTCCCACACGAGCTCAAGGCTACTCTGGCCTTTCCATCAAAGTGGTCAACTCTACCACCGGTCCTGGTGAGCACCTGAGGAACGCACTGTGGCACACCGGAGACACACCCGGACAG GTTCGTACTCTGTGGCACGACCCAAAGAACATCGGCTGGAAGGACTTCACCGCCTACAGATGGCACCTTGTCCATAGACCAAAGAGTGGGCTTATTAG agtTGTGATGTACGAGGGCAAGAGAATCATGGCAGACTCTGGAAACATCTTTGACAAAACCTATGCCGGAGGGCGACTAGGGTTGTACGTCTTCTCTCAGGAGATGGTGTACTTCTCTGATCTTAAATACGAATGTAGAG ATTCATAA